From a region of the Corallococcus coralloides DSM 2259 genome:
- a CDS encoding YsnF/AvaK domain-containing protein: MMIKRNDIKEGMTVRSSDGEKLGKVFAVSEGEFHIEKGMFFPKDYLVRYVEVSDIRNGEIYLNHGREALRGLSDSGAVGATAATATGSTVGGIGAGLKTGGTQKVGDVNRTGAEKVGIKDRELKERELRADLRADLKADMKAAERIANEDVTLRTHHEELGVTKHQRSAGEAQVRKIVVEERKTVEVPLRHEEVEVVRRAVKGDTIPGDVATFQEETIRIPLSAEEAELTKRAYTDEEITIHKRPIEERRSMEGRVRHEELGEVTVVRTEPNVDEEKRRTGYRADADIDPLKRS; the protein is encoded by the coding sequence ATGATGATCAAGCGCAACGACATCAAGGAAGGGATGACGGTCCGCAGCAGCGACGGCGAGAAGCTGGGCAAGGTGTTCGCCGTGAGCGAGGGCGAGTTCCACATCGAGAAGGGGATGTTCTTCCCGAAGGACTACCTGGTCCGCTACGTGGAGGTGAGCGACATCCGCAACGGGGAGATCTACCTCAACCACGGTCGCGAGGCGCTGCGAGGGCTGTCCGACTCCGGCGCGGTGGGAGCGACGGCGGCGACGGCCACCGGCAGCACCGTGGGTGGCATTGGCGCGGGGCTGAAGACGGGAGGCACCCAGAAGGTGGGGGACGTCAACCGGACCGGCGCGGAGAAGGTCGGCATCAAGGACCGGGAGCTGAAGGAGCGCGAGCTGCGCGCCGACCTGCGTGCCGACCTGAAAGCCGACATGAAAGCCGCCGAGCGCATCGCGAACGAAGACGTCACGCTGCGCACGCACCATGAGGAGCTGGGCGTCACCAAGCACCAGCGCTCCGCGGGCGAGGCGCAGGTGCGGAAGATCGTCGTCGAGGAGAGGAAGACGGTGGAGGTCCCCCTGCGCCACGAGGAGGTGGAGGTGGTGCGCCGGGCGGTGAAGGGAGACACCATTCCCGGCGACGTGGCGACCTTCCAGGAGGAGACCATCCGCATCCCCCTGAGCGCGGAGGAGGCGGAGCTGACCAAGCGCGCGTACACGGACGAGGAGATCACCATCCACAAGCGCCCCATCGAGGAGCGCCGCAGCATGGAGGGCCGCGTCCGCCACGAGGAGCTGGGAGAGGTGACGGTGGTGCGCACCGAGCCCAACGTGGACGAGGAGAAGCGCCGCACCGGCTACCGCGCGGACGCGGACATCGACCCGCTCAAGCGCTCGTAG
- a CDS encoding serine/threonine-protein kinase has protein sequence MAVNRMADDILEDCLERGLDLDTGLDVFLTQCARMVHAKAGFVSLRGTRGPVLTRVLGELGVDVFEAAHWSGPRRLREGRMLFCQQLTLGRLNLGGLGLVVDGSFEDGGQRVMGLVEAIGEQLDSAVLSFLALTDGRGPLERLDELDVEGTPVNRGRIGRYEVVKPLGTGGMAQVLIARTRGPEGLGRLVALKRILPHLTAQPEMVQQFLDEARIGLRLSHPNLVHVYDFGEAQGAYYMAMELVNGIDLDRLLRANKGPLEPPVASAIVSQALLGLHAAHALKGEDGAPMELVHRDLSPHNVMVGFDGQVKVLDFGVAKVRAQRTVTLPGIVKGKPLYMSPEQALGQKLDARSDLFAMGLVLYQALTGRRAFEREDELDTMKAICQEKLTKPPEVPAPLWPVLSVALSKDPAARFPNAQAMADRLVSASPPARDTALAALAGRLFPERLRDSQRLETAVNHQREAPTRATPPTRAPR, from the coding sequence ATGGCCGTGAACCGGATGGCCGACGACATCCTCGAGGACTGCCTGGAGCGGGGGCTGGACCTCGACACCGGCCTGGATGTGTTCCTCACGCAGTGCGCCCGCATGGTGCACGCGAAGGCGGGCTTCGTGTCGCTGAGGGGCACGCGCGGCCCGGTGCTGACGCGCGTGCTGGGCGAGCTGGGCGTGGACGTCTTCGAGGCGGCCCACTGGAGCGGCCCCCGACGCTTGCGCGAAGGCCGGATGCTCTTCTGCCAGCAGCTCACCCTGGGGCGGCTGAACCTGGGCGGACTGGGCCTGGTGGTGGACGGGTCTTTCGAGGACGGCGGCCAGCGGGTGATGGGGCTGGTGGAGGCGATTGGCGAGCAGCTGGACTCCGCGGTGCTGTCCTTCCTGGCGCTGACGGACGGCCGGGGCCCGCTGGAGCGGCTGGACGAGCTGGACGTGGAGGGCACGCCCGTCAACCGGGGGCGCATTGGCCGCTATGAGGTCGTGAAGCCCCTGGGCACGGGCGGCATGGCGCAGGTGCTCATCGCGCGCACGCGCGGGCCGGAGGGGCTGGGGCGGCTGGTGGCGCTCAAGCGCATCCTGCCCCACCTGACGGCGCAGCCGGAGATGGTGCAGCAGTTCCTGGACGAGGCGCGCATCGGCCTGCGGCTGTCGCACCCCAACCTGGTGCACGTCTACGACTTCGGCGAGGCGCAGGGCGCGTACTACATGGCCATGGAGCTGGTGAACGGCATCGACCTGGACCGGCTGCTGCGCGCCAACAAGGGGCCGCTGGAGCCGCCGGTGGCGTCCGCCATCGTGTCGCAGGCGCTGCTGGGGCTGCACGCCGCGCATGCGCTCAAGGGCGAGGACGGCGCGCCCATGGAGTTGGTGCACCGCGACCTGTCCCCCCACAACGTGATGGTGGGCTTCGACGGCCAGGTGAAGGTGCTGGACTTCGGCGTGGCCAAGGTGCGCGCGCAGCGCACGGTGACGCTGCCGGGCATCGTGAAGGGCAAGCCGCTCTACATGTCCCCGGAGCAGGCGCTGGGCCAGAAGCTGGACGCGCGCAGCGACCTGTTCGCCATGGGGCTCGTCCTCTACCAGGCCCTCACGGGCCGGCGCGCCTTCGAGCGCGAGGACGAGTTGGACACCATGAAGGCCATCTGCCAGGAGAAGCTGACGAAGCCCCCGGAGGTGCCCGCGCCCCTGTGGCCCGTGCTGTCGGTGGCGCTGTCCAAGGACCCCGCGGCCCGTTTCCCCAACGCCCAGGCCATGGCGGACCGGCTGGTGTCCGCGTCCCCCCCCGCGCGCGATACGGCCCTGGCGGCGCTGGCGGGACGGCTCTTCCCGGAGCGGCTGCGCGACTCGCAGCGGCTGGAGACCGCCGTGAACCACCAGCGGGAGGCCCCCACCCGCGCGACGCCGCCCACCCGCGCGCCGCGCTGA
- the dnaK gene encoding molecular chaperone DnaK yields MAKVIGIDLGTTNSCVAVMEGGEPVVIPNSEGSRTTPSMVGFTDSGERLVGQIAKRQAITNPENTVFAAKRLIGRKFDSPEAKKAIGVSSFKVASSPNGDAWVEIRGKGYSPPEVSAIVLMKMKQTAEDYLGEPVTEAVITVPAYFNDSQRQATKDAGRIAGLSVLRIINEPTAAALAYGLDKVKDATTERVAVYDLGGGTFDISILELTAGVFEVKSTNGDTFLGGEDFDQRLIDYLAKRFAEQNNGLDLRKDRMALQRLKEAAERAKHELSSAPETEVNLPFITADASGPKHLTETVDRSTFEALVADLIDRSIEPCRIALKDAGITAQAINQVLLVGGMTRMPRVQQKVKEFFGKEPHKGINPDEVVAVGAAIQGGVLKGEVKDVLLLDVTPLSLGVETAGGVFTKIIDKNTTIPCKKGQVFSTAVDNQPLVSVHVLQGEREMAADNKTLARFELVGIPPAPRGVPQIEVSFDIDANGIVHVSARDLGTGKQQQVRVVGNSGLSEAEIQAMINDAQSHSADDKKKKELAELRNNADGLIYTTEKSLEEYANLLSEKDRGEIQADLERLRSVLNTSDAGALKEAFQRLEGSAYRIADAIYTDQAKSG; encoded by the coding sequence ATGGCGAAGGTGATTGGAATCGACCTGGGCACCACCAACTCCTGCGTCGCCGTGATGGAAGGCGGCGAGCCGGTGGTCATCCCCAACAGCGAAGGCAGTCGCACCACGCCCTCCATGGTGGGCTTCACCGACTCCGGTGAACGCCTGGTGGGCCAGATTGCCAAGCGGCAGGCCATCACCAACCCGGAGAACACGGTCTTCGCGGCCAAGCGCCTCATCGGCCGCAAGTTCGACTCGCCGGAGGCGAAGAAGGCCATTGGCGTCTCCTCCTTCAAGGTGGCGTCCAGCCCCAACGGCGACGCCTGGGTGGAGATCCGCGGCAAGGGCTACAGCCCGCCGGAAGTCAGCGCCATCGTGCTGATGAAGATGAAGCAGACGGCGGAGGACTACCTCGGCGAGCCCGTCACCGAGGCCGTCATCACCGTCCCCGCGTACTTCAACGACAGCCAGCGCCAGGCCACCAAGGACGCGGGCCGCATCGCGGGCTTGAGCGTGCTGCGCATCATCAACGAGCCCACGGCCGCGGCGCTCGCGTACGGCCTGGACAAGGTGAAGGACGCCACCACGGAGCGCGTGGCCGTCTACGACCTGGGCGGCGGCACGTTCGATATCTCCATCCTGGAGCTCACCGCCGGCGTGTTCGAGGTGAAGAGCACCAACGGCGACACGTTCCTGGGCGGCGAGGACTTCGACCAGCGCCTCATCGACTACCTGGCCAAGCGCTTCGCGGAGCAGAACAACGGCCTGGACCTGCGCAAGGACCGCATGGCGCTCCAGCGCCTGAAGGAAGCCGCCGAGCGCGCCAAGCACGAGCTGTCCAGCGCCCCGGAGACGGAGGTCAACCTCCCGTTCATCACCGCGGACGCGTCCGGCCCCAAGCACCTCACGGAGACCGTGGACCGGTCCACCTTCGAGGCCCTGGTCGCGGACCTCATCGACCGCTCCATCGAGCCGTGCCGCATCGCGCTCAAGGACGCGGGCATCACCGCGCAGGCCATCAACCAGGTCCTCCTGGTGGGCGGCATGACGCGCATGCCGCGCGTGCAGCAGAAGGTGAAGGAGTTCTTCGGCAAGGAGCCCCACAAGGGCATCAACCCGGATGAGGTCGTCGCCGTGGGCGCCGCCATCCAGGGCGGCGTGCTCAAGGGCGAGGTGAAGGACGTCCTCCTCCTGGACGTCACGCCGCTGTCCCTGGGCGTGGAGACCGCGGGCGGCGTCTTCACGAAGATCATCGACAAGAACACCACCATCCCCTGCAAGAAGGGCCAGGTGTTCTCCACCGCGGTGGACAACCAGCCGCTCGTGTCCGTGCACGTCCTGCAGGGCGAGCGCGAGATGGCGGCGGACAACAAGACGCTGGCGCGCTTCGAGCTGGTCGGCATCCCGCCCGCGCCGCGCGGCGTGCCGCAGATTGAAGTGTCCTTCGACATCGACGCGAACGGCATCGTGCACGTGAGCGCGCGCGACCTGGGCACCGGCAAGCAGCAGCAGGTGCGCGTGGTGGGCAACTCCGGCCTGTCGGAAGCCGAAATCCAGGCGATGATCAACGACGCCCAGTCGCACTCCGCGGACGACAAGAAGAAGAAGGAGCTGGCGGAGCTGCGCAACAACGCGGACGGGCTCATCTACACCACGGAGAAGAGCCTGGAGGAGTACGCCAACCTCCTGTCGGAGAAGGACCGCGGCGAAATCCAGGCGGACCTGGAGCGCCTGCGCTCCGTGCTCAACACCTCCGACGCGGGCGCCCTGAAGGAGGCCTTCCAGCGGCTGGAGGGCAGCGCGTACCGCATCGCGGACGCCATCTACACGGACCAGGCCAAGTCCGGCTGA
- the grpE gene encoding nucleotide exchange factor GrpE — protein MSGTNDKDSIQTDIGQDVIDEAVRSVERRMDGDADSAGSETEVELDVSAPAAETDASTPEVAPPTEDAAALRQEVESLRAQLEFSQTKARETLERLKEAHERAKDFQDRAIRSAADLENYRKRAQKEKEDVQKFGVEKLLKDLLPVVDNMDRALDAASKSPDFDSFQKGVAMTRKSFEDSLARHGVKGFSAKGQPFDPRLHEAIQQVESADVPSGHVLFEVTRGFYLNDRLVRPAMVVVARAPEVAAAPEPAAPAAGSEAPKASEESSAEPQTSAPSDSSSGGSQ, from the coding sequence GTGTCGGGTACCAATGACAAGGACAGCATCCAGACGGACATCGGGCAGGACGTGATCGACGAGGCGGTTCGCAGCGTCGAGCGTCGGATGGACGGAGACGCGGACAGTGCGGGCTCGGAGACGGAGGTGGAGCTGGACGTCTCCGCCCCGGCAGCCGAAACGGACGCCTCCACCCCCGAAGTCGCTCCCCCCACCGAGGACGCGGCCGCGCTCCGCCAGGAGGTGGAGTCGCTGCGCGCGCAGCTGGAGTTCAGCCAGACCAAGGCCCGCGAGACGCTGGAGCGCCTGAAGGAGGCGCACGAGCGCGCCAAGGACTTCCAGGACCGGGCCATCCGCTCCGCCGCGGACCTGGAGAACTACCGCAAGCGCGCGCAGAAGGAGAAGGAGGACGTCCAGAAGTTCGGCGTGGAGAAGCTCCTCAAGGACCTGCTCCCCGTGGTGGACAACATGGACCGCGCGCTCGACGCCGCCAGCAAGTCCCCCGACTTCGACAGCTTCCAGAAGGGCGTGGCCATGACGCGCAAGTCCTTCGAGGACTCGCTCGCCCGCCACGGCGTGAAGGGCTTCTCCGCCAAGGGCCAGCCCTTCGACCCGCGCCTGCACGAAGCCATCCAGCAGGTGGAGTCCGCGGACGTCCCGTCGGGCCACGTGCTCTTTGAAGTGACGCGCGGCTTCTACCTCAACGACCGCCTGGTGCGTCCCGCCATGGTCGTCGTCGCCCGCGCGCCGGAAGTCGCCGCGGCGCCGGAGCCCGCCGCTCCCGCGGCCGGCTCGGAAGCACCGAAGGCCTCTGAAGAAAGCAGCGCGGAGCCCCAGACTTCCGCGCCGTCCGACAGTTCCTCCGGGGGGAGTCAGTAG
- a CDS encoding lamin tail domain-containing protein: MPSRSIRALSSLVVLTSLFALVACGSNEPDSSGPVLPQVTLQAATVGAAYEKALTATGGTAPLTYSVDQVPPGFSFYGDSGRLVGPATTAGEWSMTVVVRDAKGAQHTRGYALRVWPAPVITTTPSRLPNAPEGKPYTFTFTATGGTPPLTWSQAGGAIPDGLELTEDGMLTGTPFGPALYEFTLRVEDANGVHAEAVIQVPVPTSTGELPDGGPVTDGGTKTDGGTTDGGSDGGTQPTAVPLKMGNWNIEWFGSLTEGPTDEALQLANATAVIADAGPDVLGVAEIVGVDAFNSLKANLNGYSGLLAGDGWYGSTSQKVGVLYKTSTVELVSSSVVLTECALDFAYRPPLRVDLKVLRGGSPVDLTVMVLHMKAYADSDSYLRRKGAAVCLKDYLDTNLPTQNVMVLGDWNDDVDASIYTPYESPYLNLVTDSARYKFLTQQLSESGERSTVSNSQFIDHQLVTNELAKYYVAPTKVIKPSIVSYRSTTSDHYPIFSTFNFGSAAQSGSVRVTAPNGGETLQAGQTFNITWTSSNVSQVNITYTLDGTVWRSVASGLTASTGRYVWTVPSESSTTVKVRVADAARADVADVSDGAFTLTRPTQQVFINEYLPQPNPPASGGTTPDYDQQFVEIYNAGPGLVDLSGWKIHDAKSYTGAEAARHTFVSGTVLPAGKAYVVYSGPSAVPVGAQYATYANNNGYGLRFDRGMNQQGAGDIVYLVRADGTVQDSHSYQSADVDVYQGYSFNRSPDTSATGDWDLGYNVGGYLYASTPGYRANGSAF, translated from the coding sequence ATGCCGTCCCGGTCCATCCGAGCGCTGTCCTCGCTCGTCGTGCTCACGTCCCTGTTCGCGCTGGTGGCCTGTGGTTCCAACGAACCGGACTCCTCCGGGCCGGTGCTGCCCCAGGTGACGCTGCAGGCGGCCACCGTGGGGGCGGCCTACGAGAAGGCGCTGACGGCGACGGGCGGCACGGCGCCGCTCACGTATTCGGTGGACCAGGTGCCGCCGGGCTTCTCCTTCTATGGAGACAGCGGGCGGCTGGTGGGCCCCGCGACGACGGCCGGCGAGTGGTCGATGACGGTGGTGGTGCGCGACGCGAAGGGCGCCCAGCACACGCGAGGCTATGCGTTGCGCGTGTGGCCGGCGCCGGTCATCACCACGACGCCGTCGCGGCTGCCGAACGCGCCCGAGGGCAAACCCTACACCTTCACCTTCACCGCCACGGGCGGGACGCCACCCCTCACCTGGTCGCAGGCGGGCGGCGCGATTCCGGACGGCCTGGAGCTGACGGAGGACGGGATGCTGACCGGCACGCCGTTTGGCCCGGCGCTGTATGAGTTCACGCTGCGGGTGGAGGACGCCAACGGCGTCCACGCGGAGGCGGTCATCCAGGTGCCCGTGCCCACGTCGACCGGAGAGCTGCCCGACGGCGGCCCGGTGACGGATGGCGGGACGAAGACGGATGGCGGCACGACGGACGGCGGCTCGGATGGCGGGACGCAGCCGACGGCGGTGCCGCTGAAGATGGGCAACTGGAACATCGAGTGGTTCGGCTCCCTGACCGAGGGCCCCACGGACGAGGCGCTGCAGCTGGCCAACGCGACGGCGGTCATCGCGGACGCGGGGCCGGACGTGCTGGGCGTGGCGGAGATCGTCGGCGTGGACGCGTTCAACTCGCTGAAGGCGAACCTCAACGGCTACAGCGGCCTGCTCGCGGGTGATGGCTGGTACGGCTCGACGAGCCAGAAGGTGGGCGTGCTCTACAAGACGAGCACGGTGGAGCTGGTGAGCTCGAGCGTCGTGCTGACGGAGTGCGCGCTGGACTTCGCGTACCGGCCGCCGCTGCGCGTGGACCTGAAGGTGCTCCGGGGCGGCTCACCGGTGGACCTGACGGTGATGGTGCTGCACATGAAGGCGTACGCGGACTCGGATTCGTACCTGCGGCGCAAGGGCGCGGCGGTGTGCCTCAAGGACTACCTGGACACGAACCTGCCGACGCAGAACGTGATGGTGCTGGGCGACTGGAACGACGACGTGGACGCGTCCATCTACACGCCCTACGAATCGCCGTACCTGAACCTGGTGACGGACTCCGCGCGCTACAAGTTCCTCACCCAGCAGCTGTCGGAGTCCGGGGAGCGCTCGACGGTGAGCAACAGCCAGTTCATCGACCATCAGCTGGTGACGAACGAGCTGGCGAAGTACTACGTGGCGCCCACGAAGGTGATCAAGCCCAGCATCGTCAGCTACAGGAGCACCACGTCTGACCACTACCCCATCTTCAGCACCTTCAACTTCGGCTCGGCCGCGCAGTCGGGAAGCGTGAGGGTCACCGCGCCCAACGGCGGTGAGACGCTGCAGGCGGGCCAGACGTTCAACATCACCTGGACGTCCAGCAACGTGTCGCAGGTGAACATCACGTACACGCTGGACGGGACGGTGTGGCGCTCGGTGGCGTCGGGCCTGACGGCGTCCACCGGCCGCTATGTTTGGACGGTGCCGAGCGAGTCGTCCACGACCGTGAAGGTGCGCGTGGCGGACGCGGCGCGCGCGGACGTGGCGGACGTGAGCGACGGTGCGTTCACGCTGACGCGGCCGACGCAGCAGGTGTTCATCAACGAGTACCTGCCGCAGCCCAACCCGCCGGCCTCGGGTGGGACGACGCCGGACTACGACCAGCAGTTCGTGGAGATCTACAACGCGGGTCCGGGGTTGGTGGACCTGAGCGGCTGGAAGATCCACGACGCGAAGTCGTATACGGGCGCGGAGGCGGCGCGGCACACGTTCGTGTCGGGCACGGTGTTGCCGGCGGGCAAGGCGTACGTGGTGTACTCGGGGCCGTCCGCGGTGCCGGTGGGGGCGCAGTACGCGACGTACGCCAACAACAACGGCTACGGGCTGCGGTTCGACCGGGGCATGAACCAGCAGGGCGCGGGTGACATCGTGTACCTGGTGCGCGCGGACGGGACGGTGCAGGACAGCCACTCGTACCAGAGCGCCGACGTCGACGTGTACCAGGGCTATTCGTTCAACCGCTCCCCGGACACGAGCGCCACGGGGGACTGGGACCTGGGCTACAACGTGGGCGGATACCTCTACGCGTCGACGCCAGGTTACCGGGCGAACGGCTCCGCGTTCTGA
- a CDS encoding outer membrane beta-barrel protein, with amino-acid sequence MTARHFIASLALTSCLGALPAAAQEPSNSGLALGVRGAFGIPVGDSGTDLSLKDTFGSTVAPQVDVSYFFNRQLSLGGYFQYGIGSGPGDACADGVDCKSKVLRFGIDLDYHFRPDGFVSPWVGVGVGYEIGSLEVGEGAGNSWFKLEGYDLGHAHFGVDLQLTRSIAVGPYISASVGQYNKGAIRLGNAAEISNDLSDDEKQIHVWIQPGVRVQFRL; translated from the coding sequence ATGACTGCTCGACACTTCATCGCATCGCTGGCGCTGACCTCCTGCCTGGGCGCGTTGCCTGCGGCGGCGCAGGAACCCTCGAACTCCGGGCTCGCGCTGGGCGTGCGCGGCGCCTTCGGCATTCCGGTGGGCGACTCCGGCACGGACCTCTCGCTGAAGGACACGTTCGGCAGCACCGTGGCGCCGCAGGTGGACGTCTCCTACTTCTTCAACCGGCAGCTCTCGCTGGGCGGCTATTTCCAGTACGGCATCGGCTCCGGTCCCGGTGACGCGTGCGCGGACGGCGTGGACTGCAAGAGCAAGGTCCTGCGCTTCGGCATCGACCTGGACTACCACTTCCGGCCGGACGGCTTCGTCTCGCCGTGGGTGGGAGTGGGCGTGGGCTATGAAATCGGCTCGCTGGAAGTGGGCGAAGGGGCGGGGAACTCCTGGTTCAAGCTCGAGGGCTATGACCTGGGCCACGCCCACTTCGGCGTGGACCTCCAGCTCACCCGCTCCATCGCGGTGGGGCCCTACATCTCCGCGTCCGTGGGGCAGTACAACAAGGGCGCGATCCGCTTGGGCAATGCCGCGGAGATCAGCAACGACCTCTCCGACGACGAGAAGCAGATCCACGTCTGGATCCAGCCGGGCGTGCGCGTGCAGTTCCGGCTGTAG
- a CDS encoding DUF2381 family protein produces MSLSTSVIPLVLTVLLGTTAVAQSRTPLVRERKARQLTLHAEEPPVLLPLHVAAHEVTTVTFDAPIVPESVDRSVLAPFFSRVSVHEDVLVLKASMDVPVGKEPVITVRFAGAGIPAQVGFVLTTVAAEVDSQVEVFRQGRTAQDLGKELADLRARCAVTEAGLATLRAQCALRGLGGAVLMGDVTREGVTVDYLPELPVSMGMTAIGPHVLYRSASTRALSTSLLNPEGSAPWTPGFARMTPRGPNVHGMPVRELPLLMQVKQLAPGARATVVVEWRALPELPVGTHFTLELLDAKGERGVRWEQGVP; encoded by the coding sequence ATGTCGCTGTCCACTTCGGTCATTCCCCTGGTGCTGACGGTCCTGCTGGGCACCACGGCGGTGGCGCAGTCCCGCACTCCCTTGGTCAGGGAGCGCAAGGCCCGGCAGCTCACGCTGCACGCGGAGGAACCGCCGGTGCTGCTTCCGCTGCATGTCGCGGCCCATGAGGTGACCACCGTCACCTTCGATGCGCCCATCGTTCCGGAGTCCGTGGACCGGAGCGTGCTCGCGCCCTTCTTCTCCCGCGTGTCGGTGCATGAGGACGTGCTCGTCCTCAAGGCGTCCATGGACGTTCCCGTTGGGAAGGAGCCTGTGATCACCGTGCGCTTCGCGGGCGCTGGCATTCCGGCGCAGGTGGGCTTCGTGCTCACGACCGTGGCGGCGGAGGTGGACTCCCAGGTGGAGGTGTTCCGGCAGGGACGCACCGCGCAGGACTTGGGGAAGGAACTCGCGGACCTGCGGGCCCGTTGCGCGGTCACCGAGGCGGGGCTCGCGACACTGCGTGCGCAGTGCGCGCTGCGTGGACTGGGCGGCGCGGTGTTGATGGGGGATGTCACCCGGGAAGGTGTCACCGTGGACTACTTGCCGGAGCTTCCCGTGAGCATGGGCATGACCGCCATAGGTCCCCACGTGCTCTACCGCTCGGCGAGCACCCGAGCCCTGTCGACATCGCTGCTCAATCCCGAGGGTTCAGCCCCCTGGACCCCTGGCTTCGCACGGATGACGCCGCGCGGCCCCAACGTCCACGGGATGCCGGTCCGTGAGCTTCCCCTGCTCATGCAGGTCAAGCAGCTGGCTCCCGGGGCTCGAGCCACCGTGGTGGTGGAGTGGCGCGCGCTTCCGGAGCTGCCCGTGGGCACGCACTTCACCTTGGAGCTGCTGGACGCGAAGGGCGAACGCGGCGTCCGCTGGGAACAAGGGGTGCCATGA
- a CDS encoding serine/threonine protein kinase — MVVDALAAGTLIGPWCVLQRVASGGYGTVYVVQAKHRPRGRQYALKLARQPDSPWFSREAEVLSRLRHPGVPRFVAAGNWQPDSGSYPFLVMEHVEGESLYAWARARNPTAREVGTLFMQAAEVLAFAHQRGVLHRDFKGDNIRVQPGGRLTLLDWGAGWHPEAEPLTGTGQPPPGTALYASPQLHRWRMEAPSRQARESLRYSVTDELYAVGVTFHRVLTDAYPALPQAGEGWARAWPNPRVPEALASLVTRLLAFSPEARPPSASSLASELHQVLAHADPTWDLPLFDWAMPPSASSRTTQEAPGMAGPVAPGQEVPLQHAHLQRLDRLQRLREARELRRRVPGQVARVEARAIIAANRARRRQMLRPLLRWAAAGVAGVLALVSLVWSLGVFSKSDIHVPERSSTPRVARVPGPDQAAASGAALPFPAPLPLEKEAMSIPLKQDRPVRGRSLARDCTLAVGAASTLIACAGAQVMPKPQRCSTEALEAMKALNLRRDGKAAITLDIRYPFRPDAILATVGDGDIVSVLEEKHGGLPEGTLLYGRLWTGGEEVMGRYTRAETPDGRTYPVCFVLGNSDGRWPKAPGSKSGAVVLPRNVGYTVVDAFP; from the coding sequence ATGGTGGTGGACGCGCTTGCCGCTGGCACCCTCATCGGCCCCTGGTGCGTCCTCCAACGCGTAGCTTCAGGCGGATACGGCACGGTCTACGTCGTTCAGGCGAAACACCGACCTCGTGGCAGGCAGTACGCCCTGAAGCTGGCGCGACAGCCCGACAGTCCCTGGTTCTCACGCGAGGCGGAGGTGCTGTCCCGCCTGCGGCATCCGGGAGTGCCTCGCTTCGTTGCCGCGGGAAACTGGCAACCGGACTCCGGGAGCTACCCCTTCCTGGTCATGGAGCACGTGGAAGGTGAGTCGCTTTATGCGTGGGCCCGCGCTCGCAACCCCACGGCTCGGGAGGTGGGCACATTGTTCATGCAGGCCGCGGAGGTCCTGGCCTTCGCGCACCAACGTGGCGTCCTGCACCGTGACTTCAAGGGAGATAACATCCGCGTCCAGCCCGGCGGACGGCTCACCCTGCTGGATTGGGGGGCGGGCTGGCATCCCGAGGCGGAGCCGCTGACCGGAACGGGGCAGCCTCCTCCCGGCACGGCGCTCTACGCCAGTCCACAGCTCCACCGCTGGCGGATGGAAGCGCCTTCAAGACAGGCACGCGAATCTCTTCGCTACAGCGTGACGGATGAACTGTACGCGGTGGGCGTCACCTTCCATCGGGTGCTGACAGACGCCTATCCAGCGCTCCCGCAGGCGGGAGAGGGATGGGCACGCGCATGGCCCAACCCGCGTGTGCCGGAAGCGCTGGCATCGCTCGTCACGCGCCTGCTCGCATTCTCACCCGAGGCACGGCCTCCGAGCGCATCCTCGTTGGCCTCCGAACTGCATCAGGTCCTGGCCCATGCGGATCCAACCTGGGACCTGCCCCTGTTCGACTGGGCCATGCCGCCCTCTGCATCTTCACGCACGACGCAGGAGGCGCCCGGGATGGCGGGGCCCGTGGCTCCAGGACAGGAGGTGCCGCTCCAGCACGCACACCTCCAGCGCCTGGACCGGCTCCAACGCCTTCGCGAAGCACGCGAACTGCGTCGCCGTGTCCCCGGGCAGGTCGCCCGGGTGGAAGCCCGGGCCATCATCGCCGCGAACAGGGCGCGCCGCCGACAGATGCTGCGGCCCCTGTTGCGCTGGGCAGCCGCGGGAGTCGCTGGTGTACTGGCCCTCGTATCGCTGGTCTGGAGCCTGGGGGTCTTCTCGAAGTCCGACATCCACGTGCCGGAGCGGTCCTCCACGCCTCGCGTGGCGCGAGTGCCCGGGCCCGACCAAGCTGCCGCGTCCGGAGCGGCCCTTCCCTTCCCTGCGCCGCTTCCGCTGGAGAAGGAAGCCATGAGCATCCCCTTGAAGCAGGACCGCCCGGTTCGCGGCCGCTCGCTGGCGCGAGACTGCACGTTGGCCGTCGGCGCGGCATCGACCCTCATCGCTTGCGCGGGTGCGCAGGTGATGCCCAAGCCCCAACGCTGCTCCACGGAGGCACTGGAAGCGATGAAGGCGCTGAATCTTCGGCGGGATGGAAAGGCAGCCATCACGCTCGACATCCGCTATCCCTTCCGTCCGGACGCCATCCTGGCCACCGTGGGCGACGGAGACATCGTCAGCGTCCTGGAGGAAAAGCACGGCGGGCTTCCGGAAGGGACCCTGCTCTATGGACGGCTGTGGACGGGGGGCGAGGAGGTGATGGGCCGCTACACACGAGCGGAGACGCCTGACGGCCGCACCTACCCGGTCTGCTTCGTCCTCGGAAACAGTGACGGCCGGTGGCCGAAGGCCCCGGGCTCCAAGTCTGGCGCCGTCGTCCTGCCTCGAAACGTGGGCTACACCGTGGTGGACGCGTTCCCCTAG